CACGCGCAGCCCGGCCCCGCTGTTTGGGGCACTACCCCTGCTGTGGGGTACGGTACTGGTTACACTCGGGGCGCTGCTGCTGGCCCTGCTGCTGGGCCCGGCCGTGGCCCTCTACATGGCCGAGCTAGCCCCAGCAGCGCTATACCGCTGGCTAAAGCCTGCCATCGAGCTGCTGGCGGGCATCCCCTCGGTGGTGTTCGGCTTCATTGGCCTGGTGGTGCTGGTGCCCAACATACGCGAGGTCTTTGGCCTAAGTAGCGGCAGCACCGTGCTGGCTGGCTGTGTTTTACTGGCCGTCATTGCACTACCCACCATCATATCGGTTAGCGAAGACGCGCTGCGTGCCGTACCGCGTAGCCTGAAAGAAGCCAGCATGGGCATGGGGGCCACCCACTGGCAAACGATGATGCGGGTGCTGGTGCCCCACAGCCTGCCCGGCATACTGGCAGCAGTACTGCTGGGCGTAGGGCGCATAGTGGGCGAAACCATGGCTGTGCTGATGGTAACAGGCAATACGCCCCAAATGGCCGGGCTGGATTTTTTGGCCAGCGTGCGCACCATGAGTGCGGCCATAGCTGCCGAAATGGGCGAGGCCCCACAGGGGGGCCTGCATTACAAAAGCCTGTTTGCTGTGGGCTGCCTGCTGTTTCTGCTTACCTTCCTGCTGAATCTGATCGGCCAACTCCTCATCTTCAAGCGTCGTAAATCCCGGTGAAAGCCAGCTACCTGAAACAGAAGATTGCCTTCGGTGTTATGCGTGTGCTTACCCTGATCGTGGTGGGCATACTTGCGTTCATCCTGCTCTATGTGCTTATACGCGGCATTGGGTCGGTGCTTTCGTGGTCTTTCTGGGCCGATGTACCCCGCGAAGGCCTTACCGAGGGGGGGATTTTCCCGGCCATTGTGGGCACCCTGGCGCTCACACTGCTCAGCATCCTATTTGCCTGCCTCATTGCCATCCCGGCAGGCATCTACATGGCCGAGTATGCGCCGAAGGGCTGGCTGAAGTCCAGCGTGGACATCATGACGAACAACCTGGCGGGGATCCCCAGCATCATTTTTGGTCTGTTTGGCATGACGTTCTTTGTGGTAGGCCTGGGTATGGGCGACTCGTTGCTGGCCGGCAGCCTCACCCTGGCTATTATGGCCCTGCCGGTCATCATCCGCACCACCGAGCAGGCGGTGGTAGGCGTGCCCCACGACCTGCGGCAGGCCAGCATTGCCCTGGGGGCCACTCGTTTCCAGACGATCTATAAAATCACCCTGCCCGTAGCCTTGCCCCGCATCATTACCGGTATCATCCTCAGC
This region of Bacteroidota bacterium genomic DNA includes:
- the pstC gene encoding phosphate ABC transporter permease subunit PstC, producing the protein MAKRAEQKPAALFWQAFIKACGYASSVLVLIIVIFLFREGAGLFSSPAIEKNLVAAVHPSNPVSRLSEADLHALLQQKISRWSELGGPDVAVELLHINNLEKQLTQYGVLPAKAKPEAVLGARYEGLAPVLDSLLERHPGLLLIVQPRFIPSSARRVEVGTLSLGGFLAGRSWEPTRSPAPLFGALPLLWGTVLVTLGALLLALLLGPAVALYMAELAPAALYRWLKPAIELLAGIPSVVFGFIGLVVLVPNIREVFGLSSGSTVLAGCVLLAVIALPTIISVSEDALRAVPRSLKEASMGMGATHWQTMMRVLVPHSLPGILAAVLLGVGRIVGETMAVLMVTGNTPQMAGLDFLASVRTMSAAIAAEMGEAPQGGLHYKSLFAVGCLLFLLTFLLNLIGQLLIFKRRKSR
- the pstA gene encoding phosphate ABC transporter permease PstA, which encodes MRVLTLIVVGILAFILLYVLIRGIGSVLSWSFWADVPREGLTEGGIFPAIVGTLALTLLSILFACLIAIPAGIYMAEYAPKGWLKSSVDIMTNNLAGIPSIIFGLFGMTFFVVGLGMGDSLLAGSLTLAIMALPVIIRTTEQAVVGVPHDLRQASIALGATRFQTIYKITLPVALPRIITGIILSVGRVAGETAPILFTVAALYLPRLPHSLLDQVMALPYHLYILSVSSPEPDKSLPMAFGTALVLLLLVLGLNLVANAIRSHYKKKFKL